The Pseudanabaena galeata CCNP1313 genome includes a region encoding these proteins:
- a CDS encoding YbjN domain-containing protein: MTFTTESPITPVEAESSFAPPTNHIVQTIQTVIASMDADNSALENQTEDTWKFQYGTVEVVVNITGTEPDDTFTVFSTVLAAPFKDEAKMTRWLLEKNAADTFEARYAIQNDQVLVLCSRSVEDLSPAEISRIITIVAAIADDNDEVLKENFGA; this comes from the coding sequence ATGACCTTCACAACAGAATCGCCCATAACTCCTGTAGAAGCAGAGTCTAGTTTTGCACCCCCGACTAATCACATTGTGCAAACGATCCAGACTGTCATCGCCAGTATGGATGCTGACAATTCGGCTCTTGAAAACCAGACCGAGGATACGTGGAAATTTCAATATGGCACTGTAGAGGTAGTTGTCAACATTACTGGAACTGAGCCTGATGATACCTTTACTGTTTTTTCGACAGTACTGGCTGCACCATTTAAAGATGAAGCAAAAATGACACGCTGGCTTTTAGAGAAAAACGCTGCTGATACCTTTGAAGCTCGTTATGCAATCCAGAACGATCAAGTACTGGTATTGTGTTCCCGCTCTGTCGAGGATCTTTCACCTGCGGAAATTTCTCGGATCATCACGATTGTGGCAGCGATCGCTGATGACAATGACGAAGTATTAAAAGAAAATTTTGGCGCATAG
- a CDS encoding ISKra4 family transposase: protein MSAKLISVEGTKVKIELTIELSESMLDSEGNIQEGLNEAGCIAAKEAMKHLDTDGSAIKLGEKTWRTKGEEEKAYQTPYGEVVVARHVYQSAGGGKTYCPMERNARIVVTSTPKFAKQISSKMANGVAREVQRDLRDNHGREVAVSYIQRLSEAVGSIVQAKEESDNYEPPEIDVKIESVGIGLDGTCMLMCEDGWREAMVGTISLYDSEGERQHTIYLGATPEYGRKRFLERLEREIRQTKDRYPNATYVGIADGAESNWKFLNEHTEEQILDFYHASGYLGILAEVLHPKQIPEQKEWLKNSCHQLKHEIGSAEKFYNQMVLAMTENKLTETMREKLQASITYFNNHLWQMDYAQFQQKTYPIGSGVTEAACKTLIKQRLCCSGMRWKDKGASIILSLRALVLTSTRWEQFWDNLNQYGFPAAV, encoded by the coding sequence ATGTCGGCAAAGTTAATAAGTGTAGAAGGCACAAAAGTAAAAATCGAACTTACAATTGAATTGAGTGAATCGATGTTAGATAGTGAAGGTAATATTCAAGAAGGATTGAACGAAGCAGGGTGTATAGCAGCTAAGGAAGCAATGAAACATTTAGATACAGATGGTTCAGCAATAAAGCTAGGAGAGAAAACATGGCGAACAAAGGGAGAGGAAGAGAAAGCATATCAAACTCCTTACGGCGAGGTAGTAGTAGCAAGGCATGTATATCAAAGTGCGGGTGGGGGAAAAACTTATTGCCCCATGGAAAGAAACGCACGAATAGTTGTGACATCAACACCAAAGTTCGCCAAACAAATATCATCGAAAATGGCTAATGGGGTAGCAAGAGAAGTACAACGAGATTTGCGTGATAATCATGGGCGTGAGGTAGCAGTATCCTATATTCAGAGATTGAGCGAAGCGGTTGGCAGCATTGTGCAAGCAAAAGAAGAAAGTGACAATTATGAGCCGCCAGAGATAGATGTCAAGATTGAATCGGTTGGTATAGGGTTAGATGGAACCTGTATGCTGATGTGTGAAGATGGCTGGCGAGAAGCTATGGTAGGGACGATATCATTATATGATAGTGAAGGAGAACGTCAGCACACGATCTATCTGGGAGCAACACCAGAATATGGTAGGAAGCGATTTTTAGAACGATTAGAGCGAGAAATCAGACAAACAAAAGATCGATATCCTAATGCAACCTATGTAGGAATTGCTGATGGAGCCGAATCCAACTGGAAATTCTTAAATGAACACACAGAAGAGCAGATCCTCGATTTTTATCATGCTTCAGGTTATTTGGGAATACTAGCCGAAGTTCTACATCCTAAGCAAATTCCCGAACAAAAAGAATGGCTTAAAAATAGTTGTCATCAACTCAAACATGAAATCGGAAGTGCCGAAAAATTCTACAACCAGATGGTACTGGCGATGACTGAAAATAAGCTAACCGAAACCATGAGGGAAAAGCTCCAAGCTTCGATTACTTACTTTAACAATCATTTGTGGCAAATGGACTATGCTCAATTCCAACAGAAAACCTATCCGATTGGCTCTGGTGTGACCGAAGCTGCTTGCAAGACTTTAATAAAGCAACGATTATGTTGCTCTGGGATGCGTTGGAAGGACAAGGGGGCGAGCATAATTTTGAGTTTAAGAGCTTTAGTTTTAACTTCTACTCGTTGGGAGCAATTCTGGGACAATCTCAATCAGTATGGGTTTCCTGCTGCTGTCTAA
- a CDS encoding CAP domain-containing protein — MKSTLVCCSLLVFGGTMAITSELGATSSLKQQKQVSPIQSIRNISQSTSRVSFEAELLKLTNLERKKVGLPPLKLSSQLTSAAQSHAGDMARNNYFSHTGLNGSSMVDRAKRTGYKYSALGENIAAGKATPEGTIRQWMNSSGHRANILNAKFTEIGFGYANASNSPYRHYWVQVFGKPQR, encoded by the coding sequence ATGAAATCAACTTTAGTCTGCTGTAGCCTTTTGGTATTTGGGGGGACAATGGCGATCACATCTGAGTTAGGTGCGACATCTTCACTCAAACAACAAAAACAAGTTTCCCCAATCCAATCTATTCGTAACATCAGCCAAAGTACTAGTCGAGTCAGCTTTGAAGCTGAGTTATTAAAGTTGACGAACTTAGAACGGAAAAAAGTCGGTTTGCCTCCACTAAAGCTATCTTCACAATTGACAAGCGCAGCTCAGTCACATGCTGGAGATATGGCAAGGAATAATTATTTTAGCCATACAGGGCTGAATGGTTCAAGTATGGTAGACAGAGCTAAGAGGACTGGCTATAAATATTCGGCATTAGGCGAAAATATTGCCGCAGGTAAAGCTACACCTGAAGGAACAATTCGACAATGGATGAATAGCTCTGGACATCGTGCCAATATTCTCAATGCTAAGTTTACAGAGATTGGATTTGGATATGCGAATGCGTCCAACTCCCCCTATCGGCATTACTGGGTACAAGTATTTGGTAAGCCACAGCGCTAG
- a CDS encoding DUF2808 domain-containing protein, whose amino-acid sequence MRKKVMTAIALLPISTLSILAIPVFVGNNQNFLSNSFLNSSAGAVQLRDGKTYFVQLPFLLGAETTVNRIYSRSAIYYFAIALPENMGEPLQKLEVTQTEGFDAVDFLSNETIAYLQLSSGERIAISSKTEILPSQNRDKVIITFDPPIPASNQLNSKLIVGLRPVRNPRYDGVYLFGVTAFPQGDRPNSQFLGYGRLSFYDSRYY is encoded by the coding sequence ATGCGTAAAAAAGTTATGACTGCGATCGCATTGTTACCTATTTCTACACTATCAATTTTAGCGATACCAGTTTTTGTAGGTAACAATCAAAATTTTCTCTCTAACAGTTTTTTAAATTCCTCAGCAGGAGCCGTGCAGTTACGTGATGGCAAAACCTATTTTGTACAACTGCCATTTCTTTTAGGGGCGGAAACCACTGTAAATCGGATTTATTCTCGGAGTGCGATTTATTACTTTGCGATCGCCTTACCTGAAAATATGGGGGAGCCTTTACAAAAGCTAGAAGTTACTCAAACAGAAGGTTTTGATGCGGTTGATTTTCTGAGCAATGAAACGATCGCTTATTTGCAGTTGTCTTCAGGAGAGCGTATCGCTATTTCTAGTAAAACTGAGATTTTGCCAAGTCAAAATCGCGATAAAGTGATAATTACTTTTGACCCGCCAATTCCTGCCAGCAATCAGCTTAACAGTAAGCTAATTGTAGGACTGCGACCTGTCCGCAATCCTCGTTATGATGGTGTTTACCTCTTTGGAGTGACTGCATTTCCTCAAGGTGATCGCCCAAATTCACAATTTCTTGGTTATGGCAGGCTCAGTTTCTACGATTCACGTTATTACTGA
- the guaA gene encoding glutamine-hydrolyzing GMP synthase, with the protein MIAILDFGSQYSELIARRIRETQVYSEVLTYHISAEDLLKFNPKGIILSGGPNSVYDAGAPQCDPEIFNLGIPVLGVCYGMQLMAKQLGGKVEQAERGEYGKAELQIDDPTDLFTNVDTGVTMWMSHGDSVIDLPRGFEVLAHTANTPCAAIADHDKKLYGVQFHPEVVHSAGGMAMIRNFVYHICECEPSWTTDAFIENSIREIRAQVGDKRVLLALSGGVDSSTLAFLLHKAIGDKLTCMFIDQGFMRKLEPERLVKLFEEQFHIHVEYVNARERFLERVKGVTDPEQKRKIIGGEFINVFEEESQRLGPFDFLAQGTLYPDVIESADTNADPVTGKRVAVKIKSHHNVGGLPDNLRFTLVEPLRKLFKDEVRKVGTALGLPEEIVKRQPFPGPGLAIRIIGDITSDRLNTLRDADLIVRQEINRAGQYNNLWQAFAVLLPTVRSVGVMGDKRTYSHPIVLRLVTSEDGMTADWARVPYDLLEIISNRIVNEVEGVNRVVLDITSKPPGTIEWE; encoded by the coding sequence ATGATCGCTATTCTCGATTTTGGCTCTCAGTACTCGGAGCTAATTGCTCGACGTATCCGTGAGACACAGGTTTATTCTGAGGTTTTAACCTATCACATATCAGCCGAAGATTTACTGAAGTTTAACCCCAAAGGCATCATCCTATCAGGTGGTCCTAACTCTGTTTATGATGCAGGCGCTCCTCAGTGTGATCCTGAAATTTTTAATTTGGGCATTCCTGTTTTAGGTGTTTGCTATGGAATGCAACTGATGGCGAAGCAACTCGGCGGTAAGGTCGAGCAAGCTGAGCGTGGGGAATATGGTAAAGCTGAGTTACAAATTGATGATCCCACTGATTTATTTACTAATGTAGATACAGGTGTCACCATGTGGATGAGTCATGGTGACTCAGTAATTGATTTACCTAGAGGATTTGAAGTATTAGCACATACCGCTAACACTCCCTGTGCGGCGATCGCCGATCATGACAAAAAGCTATATGGGGTACAGTTCCATCCTGAGGTCGTCCATTCCGCAGGTGGGATGGCGATGATTCGTAATTTTGTTTATCACATTTGTGAATGTGAGCCAAGTTGGACAACTGATGCTTTTATCGAAAATTCGATCCGTGAAATCCGCGCTCAAGTCGGTGATAAGCGGGTATTACTAGCTCTTTCAGGTGGTGTAGATTCTTCCACACTTGCCTTTTTATTGCATAAGGCGATCGGCGATAAACTCACCTGTATGTTTATCGATCAAGGCTTCATGCGAAAGCTCGAACCAGAACGCCTCGTCAAACTCTTTGAAGAACAGTTCCATATTCATGTTGAGTATGTCAACGCTCGCGAAAGATTCCTTGAGAGGGTCAAGGGAGTTACTGATCCTGAGCAAAAGCGGAAGATTATTGGTGGCGAATTTATCAATGTTTTTGAGGAAGAATCCCAGAGATTAGGGCCATTTGACTTCCTTGCTCAAGGCACTCTTTATCCAGATGTAATTGAATCTGCTGATACAAACGCTGATCCAGTCACTGGTAAACGTGTTGCTGTCAAAATTAAGAGCCATCACAATGTAGGCGGCTTACCCGATAATCTGCGATTTACTCTCGTAGAGCCACTTCGCAAACTCTTTAAGGATGAAGTGCGGAAAGTTGGTACAGCGCTTGGACTTCCCGAAGAGATTGTTAAGCGTCAGCCGTTCCCCGGTCCTGGCTTAGCGATTCGGATTATCGGTGATATTACGAGCGATCGCTTAAATACTTTACGTGATGCTGACTTGATCGTGCGTCAAGAAATCAATCGTGCAGGTCAATACAATAATCTCTGGCAAGCGTTTGCGGTGCTGTTGCCCACAGTGCGTAGTGTTGGTGTGATGGGAGATAAGCGGACTTATTCGCATCCTATCGTTTTGCGCCTTGTTACCAGTGAAGATGGCATGACTGCGGATTGGGCAAGGGTCCCCTATGATCTGTTGGAAATTATTTCTAATCGGATTGTCAATGAAGTGGAAGGTGTCAATCGCGTGGTGTTAGATATCACATCCAAACCCCCTGGAACGATTGAATGGGAATAA
- a CDS encoding CHAT domain-containing protein has product MKTFFTSLAAVLLLAAPAWSSPIALIPHPPIQSATVSAPEKLHQAGHNAFAEGRFAEAASQWQQAATLYRQQGDRLHEAVLLANLALTYRELGQWQEATSAITTSLELTKSLQPVTADVQRAIAQALDTQGSLAFAQGKSEVALQTWQEALILHQQLSDEPARIRNVINQARAYQRLGLFIRSHQMIAIANASVMQQPDSLLKVELLHHIGNILMVIDEPAKSLPYLQQSRQILAKLGDSPAAHTLKSGILRDLGHLAQTRTEDEDALATTLNFYTEAITTAFYPLDRIYAQLSLADLLITTNQQTELDHLLIQMQPNIEMLPLSRNGIENRIRYAEILGKHGQREAAALLLAKAIAQAKTLGDNRTHIYALGTLGHLYEQNQQFPEAISLTREAIVMAQANNTDELTYQWHWQLARLLKATGKNEESLISYNQAVEVLKSIQSDLASASTNAQFSFQESVEPLYREYVSLLLDTSGSNDKQNNQQKLKQTQSVIESLKFAELVNFFRNDCLKTQSNDVTKIDRTAAIVYVITLSDRLEVLLTLPDGNIKRYTTAIAASEVESNAIDFRTNLRDVSSQDYLESAQTIYNWTVRPLEADLASNKVQTLVIVSDDALRNIPFAALHDGKQFLIEKYNLASSPGLQLLDSKPISKKQINVLLVGLTQSRFAFSTLPAVQQELESIQKRVGSNRSEILLNDTFTSQNLQHSLQAFPFPVVHIATHGQFSSKAIDTFIVAWDRKVNIEQLNGILRSLEHNDTEPLELLILSACQTATGDKRSALGLAGIAVRAGARSTIGSLWQISDDATAILMSDLYAKLADRNVTRAEALRSSQLTLLKNKKFDHPYYWSPFILLGNWQ; this is encoded by the coding sequence ATGAAAACATTTTTCACTAGCCTAGCCGCAGTCTTGTTACTGGCAGCACCAGCATGGAGTAGCCCGATCGCCCTCATACCTCACCCACCGATCCAATCAGCTACCGTCAGCGCTCCCGAAAAGCTGCACCAAGCAGGACACAATGCCTTTGCTGAAGGACGCTTTGCCGAAGCTGCCTCTCAGTGGCAACAAGCCGCCACTCTCTACCGTCAGCAAGGCGATCGCCTGCATGAAGCAGTTCTCTTAGCCAACCTCGCCTTGACTTATCGCGAACTAGGACAATGGCAAGAAGCAACAAGTGCAATTACCACCAGTCTAGAACTAACTAAGTCTTTGCAACCAGTCACGGCTGATGTACAACGTGCGATCGCCCAAGCATTAGATACGCAGGGTAGTTTAGCTTTTGCACAGGGCAAATCTGAAGTTGCATTGCAAACATGGCAAGAAGCACTGATCTTACATCAACAACTTAGTGACGAACCTGCGCGTATTCGTAACGTCATTAATCAAGCAAGAGCTTACCAGAGACTCGGACTATTCATTCGCTCCCATCAGATGATCGCGATCGCCAATGCATCAGTCATGCAGCAACCCGATTCCCTACTAAAAGTGGAACTTCTCCACCACATCGGTAACATTTTAATGGTAATCGATGAACCTGCCAAATCCCTACCCTATTTGCAACAGAGTCGGCAAATCTTAGCAAAATTGGGAGATAGTCCCGCCGCCCATACACTGAAAAGTGGAATCTTGCGCGATCTCGGTCATCTGGCGCAGACACGAACAGAAGATGAGGACGCACTTGCCACAACCCTTAATTTCTATACCGAAGCAATCACAACTGCCTTCTATCCCCTTGATCGCATTTATGCTCAACTTAGTCTAGCCGACTTACTTATAACAACTAACCAGCAGACAGAACTTGATCACTTACTCATCCAAATGCAGCCCAATATCGAGATGCTGCCCCTCAGTCGCAATGGCATCGAAAACCGTATCCGCTATGCTGAGATTCTGGGGAAACACGGACAACGAGAAGCCGCCGCGCTGCTATTAGCAAAAGCGATCGCCCAAGCTAAAACCCTTGGCGATAACCGCACCCATATTTATGCCCTTGGTACGCTTGGTCATCTGTACGAACAAAATCAACAATTTCCCGAAGCGATATCGCTCACTCGTGAAGCGATCGTCATGGCACAAGCAAACAACACCGACGAACTCACCTATCAGTGGCATTGGCAATTAGCCAGACTGCTCAAAGCCACTGGCAAGAATGAAGAGTCCCTGATATCCTACAATCAAGCTGTCGAAGTACTTAAATCGATTCAAAGTGACTTAGCATCCGCTTCTACTAATGCCCAGTTCTCTTTTCAAGAAAGCGTCGAACCTCTATACCGAGAATATGTGAGCTTGCTCCTCGACACCAGTGGCTCTAACGATAAACAAAACAATCAGCAAAAACTGAAACAGACACAATCGGTGATTGAATCTTTAAAATTTGCCGAATTGGTAAACTTCTTCCGTAATGACTGTCTCAAAACACAGTCGAATGATGTCACAAAAATTGACCGAACCGCCGCCATCGTTTACGTGATTACGCTCAGCGATCGCCTTGAAGTCCTACTTACCCTACCTGATGGAAATATCAAGCGTTACACCACAGCGATCGCGGCATCTGAAGTAGAGTCAAATGCGATCGACTTCCGAACTAATCTCCGAGATGTCAGTTCTCAAGATTATTTGGAATCAGCCCAAACCATCTATAACTGGACAGTCCGTCCTCTCGAAGCCGATCTGGCAAGCAACAAAGTCCAAACCCTTGTGATTGTTTCTGACGACGCACTGCGTAATATTCCCTTTGCCGCCCTACATGACGGCAAACAATTTTTGATTGAGAAATACAATCTTGCTTCATCCCCCGGACTGCAATTATTAGACTCTAAACCGATCTCCAAAAAGCAAATCAATGTATTACTAGTAGGCTTAACCCAGTCGCGCTTTGCTTTCTCCACACTTCCCGCTGTTCAACAAGAACTAGAATCAATTCAAAAAAGAGTTGGCAGCAACAGATCGGAGATACTTCTCAATGACACATTCACTAGCCAAAATCTCCAACATTCTTTACAAGCTTTTCCATTCCCTGTGGTGCATATTGCTACGCACGGACAGTTTAGCTCCAAAGCCATTGACACATTTATCGTGGCATGGGATCGCAAAGTGAATATTGAACAGTTAAATGGAATTTTACGATCGCTAGAACACAATGATACAGAACCATTAGAACTGCTGATTTTAAGCGCTTGTCAAACTGCGACTGGTGATAAGCGATCGGCTTTAGGCTTGGCAGGAATTGCTGTACGAGCAGGAGCGCGGAGCACAATCGGTTCGTTATGGCAAATTAGTGATGATGCTACGGCTATTCTGATGTCTGACTTATATGCCAAACTCGCTGATCGCAATGTCACCAGAGCCGAAGCGCTTCGCTCCTCTCAACTCACCTTACTCAAAAACAAAAAATTTGACCATCCTTACTATTGGTCGCCTTTTATTTTGTTAGGTAATTGGCAATAA
- a CDS encoding EAL domain-containing protein: protein MTPYQDHTTIGCAECTKGAGLGFDFTMAFQPIVNTTTKEVFAQEALVRGINQEPAGEILARINDDNRYRFDQACRVKAVQLGAKLNIKSFVSINFLPNAVYRPELCIRTTLEAAETFGFPVDRIIFEITEGEKIEDHGHLREIVQYYRQQGFLTAIDDFGAGYSGLNLLAEFQTDLVKLDMGLIRHIDQNKGRKAIVKGIIQVCKELDIKVIAEGVETYEELNILQSFGIELFQGYYFAKPKFQGLAALNNL, encoded by the coding sequence ATGACACCTTACCAAGACCACACAACAATTGGTTGCGCTGAATGTACAAAGGGAGCGGGATTAGGATTTGACTTTACGATGGCATTTCAACCAATTGTTAACACTACTACCAAGGAAGTTTTTGCCCAAGAGGCTTTAGTTAGGGGGATCAATCAGGAGCCTGCGGGTGAAATTTTGGCGCGAATCAATGATGACAATCGCTATCGCTTTGATCAAGCTTGTCGAGTCAAGGCAGTGCAATTGGGGGCGAAGCTAAATATTAAATCTTTTGTCAGTATTAATTTTTTGCCAAATGCAGTTTATCGTCCTGAATTATGTATTCGGACAACTCTTGAAGCTGCTGAGACCTTTGGGTTTCCTGTTGACCGTATTATCTTTGAGATTACTGAAGGAGAGAAAATTGAGGATCATGGACATCTTCGAGAAATTGTTCAATACTATCGACAACAGGGTTTTTTAACAGCGATCGATGACTTTGGGGCGGGCTACTCAGGGCTTAACTTATTAGCTGAGTTCCAAACTGATTTAGTCAAGTTAGATATGGGTTTAATTCGCCACATTGATCAAAATAAGGGTCGCAAAGCGATCGTTAAAGGAATTATTCAAGTATGTAAAGAGTTAGATATTAAGGTGATCGCTGAAGGCGTTGAGACCTACGAAGAGCTAAATATTCTCCAATCTTTTGGAATTGAGCTATTCCAAGGTTATTATTTTGCCAAGCCAAAATTTCAAGGTTTAGCGGCTCTAAATAATCTATAG
- a CDS encoding DUF1257 domain-containing protein codes for MSHFTTIAIEIKNGDLLEQALQSLGYPIKQNTLVRGYLGDATTADYVIPMPNAYDIGFRKVGDRYELIADMWGLAMNIEEFLGELNQQYATQIVLESATQQGFAIEQQELLEDGTVRIVIGRWA; via the coding sequence ATGTCCCACTTTACTACGATCGCCATCGAAATCAAAAATGGTGACTTACTTGAGCAAGCGTTGCAATCGTTAGGCTATCCTATCAAGCAAAACACTTTAGTGCGCGGATACCTTGGCGATGCTACTACAGCCGACTATGTGATCCCCATGCCTAATGCCTATGACATTGGCTTTCGGAAAGTAGGCGATCGCTATGAACTCATCGCTGACATGTGGGGCTTAGCGATGAATATTGAGGAATTTCTAGGCGAACTAAATCAGCAATACGCTACTCAAATAGTTTTAGAGAGTGCTACTCAACAAGGCTTTGCGATCGAGCAACAGGAATTATTAGAAGACGGGACGGTGCGGATTGTGATTGGTCGCTGGGCTTAA
- a CDS encoding pseudouridine synthase, with protein MSDRPDIPKYIPKYIVFYKPYGVLCQFTNDSGSPRPTLKEYIDIPEVYSVGRLDFDSEGLLLLTNDGQLKHRLIDPQFEHPRTYWVQVENIPTEAALQKLRNGVTIQGYRTKPAIANLLDTDPDLPERIPPIRFRANIPTAWIEMTLTEGKNRQVRKMTAAVGFPTLRLVRVAIAHLSLGDLAVGQWRNLTPAELQELRLKVIPRRLR; from the coding sequence ATGAGCGATCGCCCCGATATTCCCAAATACATTCCCAAATATATTGTTTTCTATAAACCCTATGGCGTTCTCTGTCAGTTTACTAACGATAGTGGATCTCCCCGTCCTACTTTAAAGGAATATATTGATATCCCTGAAGTGTATTCAGTAGGAAGATTGGATTTTGACAGTGAAGGATTGTTACTCCTCACCAATGATGGACAGTTAAAGCATCGCTTAATCGATCCCCAGTTTGAACATCCCCGAACCTATTGGGTACAAGTAGAAAACATTCCCACTGAAGCAGCTTTACAGAAATTGCGTAATGGGGTGACCATCCAAGGATATCGGACTAAACCAGCGATCGCTAATTTATTAGATACTGACCCAGATTTACCAGAAAGGATTCCGCCTATTCGATTTCGCGCCAATATTCCTACAGCATGGATTGAGATGACATTAACCGAAGGAAAAAATCGACAAGTTAGGAAAATGACAGCAGCAGTTGGTTTCCCGACTTTGCGACTAGTACGTGTAGCGATCGCCCATTTAAGTTTAGGAGATCTAGCTGTGGGACAATGGCGAAATTTGACTCCAGCAGAACTACAAGAACTCCGCCTGAAAGTAATCCCGCGCCGATTGAGATAG
- a CDS encoding lipoate--protein ligase family protein translates to MNKQWQLVPYSEISGKLQMALDNSLLDLHSQDPQSPSILRFYRWTPPAISLGLHQKQYPVRWNAIAQKHNLDIVRRPSGGRAVLHQGELTYAVITSADIGEFDDNTFGRKRSHREIYEYISEFLIQGFAKLGINLSYGKAGRGYIHNPSCFSTATNADLVIADGRKLIGSAQVYRHNSVLQHGSISINPNYRLLTELFQAEVPIVGYQELAWNTHKDLAVEIIDVLSQSARDYFQAEFL, encoded by the coding sequence ATGAACAAACAATGGCAGCTTGTTCCTTATTCCGAGATATCGGGAAAGTTGCAAATGGCTCTTGATAATTCTTTGCTCGATCTTCATAGTCAAGATCCGCAATCACCATCAATTTTAAGATTTTATCGCTGGACTCCACCCGCAATTTCTTTAGGGCTTCATCAAAAGCAATATCCCGTTCGTTGGAATGCGATCGCTCAAAAGCATAATCTCGATATCGTTCGTCGTCCGAGTGGGGGGCGTGCTGTGCTGCATCAAGGCGAGTTGACTTATGCAGTAATTACCAGTGCTGATATTGGTGAGTTTGATGACAATACCTTTGGCAGAAAGCGATCGCATCGTGAGATCTACGAATATATCAGCGAATTTCTCATTCAAGGTTTTGCCAAGTTGGGGATTAATCTAAGCTATGGCAAGGCAGGGCGGGGCTATATTCACAATCCCAGTTGCTTCTCCACAGCAACCAATGCGGATCTAGTAATTGCGGACGGACGCAAACTGATCGGTAGCGCTCAAGTGTATCGTCATAATTCAGTTTTGCAGCACGGATCAATCTCGATCAATCCTAATTACAGGTTATTGACAGAGCTATTTCAAGCAGAAGTTCCAATTGTTGGTTACCAAGAACTGGCATGGAATACCCACAAAGACTTAGCCGTAGAAATTATCGATGTTCTATCTCAATCGGCGCGGGATTACTTTCAGGCGGAGTTCTTGTAG